A genomic window from Mustela erminea isolate mMusErm1 chromosome 16, mMusErm1.Pri, whole genome shotgun sequence includes:
- the PCMTD1 gene encoding protein-L-isoaspartate O-methyltransferase domain-containing protein 1 isoform X2 translates to MKILLKVGGILVMPIEDQLTQIMRTGQNTWESKNILAVSFAPLVQPSKNDNGKPDSVGLPPCAVRNLQDLARIYIRRTLRNFINDEMQAKGIPQRAPPKRKRKRVKQRINTYVFVGNQLIPQPLDSEEDEKMEEDNKEEEEKDHGEALKPEEPPQNLLREKIMKLPLPESLKAYLTYFREK, encoded by the exons ATGAAAATATTACTGAAAGTTGGAGGCATTTTAGTCATGCCTATAGAAGATCAG TTAACACAAATTATGCGAACTGGACAAAATACTTGGGAAAGTAAAAATATCCTTGCTGTTTCATTTGCTCCACTTGTGCAACCAAGTAAGAATGATAATGGCAAACCAGATTCTGTAGGACTCC cccccTGTGCTGTCAGGAATCTCCAGGACTTGGCTCGTATTTATATTCGACGTACACTTAGAAATTTCATAAATGATGAGATGCAGGCCAAGGGGATTCCTCAGAGGgctccaccaaaaaggaaaagaaagagggttAAACAGAGAATTAATACCTACGTATTTGTGGGTAACCAGCTTATTCCTCAGCCTCTAGACAGTGAAGAGgatgaaaaaatggaagaagataacaaagaagaggaagagaaagatcaTGGTGAAGCCCTGAAGCCCGAGGAGCCGCCTCAGAATTTACTGAGAGAAAAAATCATGAAACTACCCCTACCTGAATCTTTAAAGGCTTACTTgacatattttagagaaaaataa